The DNA region GCTTATAATGATTAAGGGTCATTGTCTTGACACCATAAGCTTCATTTAAGATATCTCTAAGTAGTTGTATATCCAGTTCTAGAGTTACATGTCCACACACGGGCTGACCTCCTTAATTCATCTGTATCATAGTTAAAGTAAAAAACCAAAGTAGTGTATGAGAGGAGAAATTCATGAAACTGTTGCTGTATAGATCCGTTAAAATAGCACTGGGTGTTATCGGCGCTATATTTTTAGCGGAAGGTATCGGCCTAATGTATAGTACAACGGCAGGCGTTATTGCCATGTTAAGTATACTAGATACGAGAAAGCAAACACTTTATGTAGGCTTCAAACGTATTTGGACTTCATTAATGGCAATCCTCATTGTTACGATACTTTTCGCCCTATTGGGACACAATCTCTTAGTATTTGGGCTTTTTCTACTACTATATGTACCTTTGATGACATGGCTCAAAGCCTCAGAAGCGTTAACGGTGAATACTGTTTTGGTAACCCATATCTATACCCTTCAGTCCTTAGGTGTAGGTATACTCATGAATGAGATGGCCTTGACCATCATTGGGGTCTTAGTTGCTTGGGTTCTTAACTTACATATGCCCAATCTGGAGAATGAAATTCGAATGCTTCAAATGGAAGTGGAAGATAGGATTAAAGGAGTGCTTGAACAGATTGAAGCAAAATTAATGGGTCAGGATAAGTCTGCATCTACAGATCGACTAGATGACCTAAAAATACAACTGGATGAAGGTACAAAAAAGGCCTATATTTATCATAATAACTATATCTTAAAGGATCACCGTTATTTTATCAAGTATTTTCAAATGCGAAAAGAACAGTACCGTGTGCTTAAACATATGAATCAACTCTTTCATGAGTCATTTATAACGGTTAAGGAAGCCTTACCTATCGGTGCTTTTACCCATCGACTTGTCATCGAGCTGAATGAGTGTAACGATGGTGAAGATTTATTAAGGGCTCTTAAAGACTTAAAAAATCATTATAAAGCGTCTGACTTACCCGTCACGAGAGAGGAATTCGAGCATAGAGCCGTATTGTTTCAATATTTAAACGACTTAGAACATTTCATTGAGATAAAATCCAGATTTATGGTGGATTATGGTGCAATTGTCTATTGTCATCATGAAAACAGTATTATTAAGGAAAGGAAGTGACCTTATGCAAGTCACCCGTCAATGTGAACACTGTCAGCATAAGCTTTGTGCCAAACGTGTTCCGATTTTCAGTGCTATGTCAACAGAAGAGATTAATGAGATCACCGACCTTATCATTAGAAAAAGTTATGTCAAAGGCGAGGCTATTGTGACAGAAGGCGAGACCATCGATCGGTTGGTCATCATCAACTCAGGTAAGGCCAAAGGTTGTAAATATAGTATAGATGGTAAAGAACAGATTCTCTATCTCTATTCAGATGGTGATTTTTTTGGAGAAAGGAATCTACTTACGAACCTTAAGGCGAGTTATAGTATTGTCGCCTTAGAAACGGTACATGTATGCATGATTTTAAAAGCGGATATTAGGCAACTTATAAAGAATCATCCGGAAATAGGCTTAAAGATTATGGAAGAATTGACGATGAAATTAGAACGTCTAGAGAACACCATCGAACAAATGGGGACAAGGACAGTTGAAATAAGAGTTATTGGAGCGCTTCTTGAGTTTGCGGATAAATTCGGGAGGGAAAAAGAAGCCGGAACTATGGTAGCTTTACCCCTTAGTCGAGAAGGTATCGCCAGTTACATCGGTGTCACCAGAGAAACGGTGAGCAGGAGTATGAATGCCCTTGATGAAGAAGGGTTGATTCAAATAATCGGTAATAAAAAGATATACATTGAAAATATAGGGGCTTTAAGAAATAGATTTAGTAAAACATAATGTGTCCTAAGAATCAAAATAATAACAAAGTGTGCGCTGGCTCACAGTTTTTATATAATAATGATGTAAAATAGTTTTAGAAAGATAAAAAACGGTTAATCGAACTGAGGTGATTGTTTGTACATTGATTTGAACAAAAGTATTTATGACTTGTGTAAAGAAGACCCGAAAATTATAGAAATCATGAATACACTGGGTTTTACGGATATTACAAAGCCAGCGATGATGAATACAGTTGGTAAGATGATGACCATAAGCAAAGGCGCCAGAATGAAGAATATTGACATCACAACCATTAAAAATAGATTTATTGAACAAGGTTATAACATAGGTGAGGCAAAGGAGGATCCAAAATGAGTGAATTTATTGACAACCAATCTAAAAAACAAGAAGTACTTAAAGGACTGATCAAAAAACTACACGAAGGACAAACGGTAGATGATGTTAAAGCGGAATTTGCAAAGCATTTTGAACATGTATCACCCACGGAGATCAGTAATCTTGAAGCGGCTCTTATTCGTGAGGGCATGCCGGTTGAGGAGATACAAAGTCTTTGTGATGTACATGCAGAGGTCTTTAAAGGATCTATCGAAGAAATACACGCACCAAAAGAGGAACATCAGATTCCGGGTCATCCGGTAGGTACTTTTATAAAAGAAAACAGGGCTATAGAATCTTTAATAGATAAAAAACTTTTACCAGTTCTAAGTGCTTATGAGTTTGAACAAAGTCAAGCCAATAAGAATGCTCTACAAAATATCTTAAACCAACTTAGACAAATTGATATTCACTATGCGCGTAAAGAGAATCTACTCTTTCCGATTATGGAAAAACATGATATCACGGCACCACCAAAAGTCATGTGGGGTGTCGATGATGAAGTACGACAAGAATTAAAAGGCATCGCTTTACAGCTAGAAGCTGGCGAAAATATTAATTATATTATTGATGCTATCCATGAAACGGTTCATAAAATAAAAGAAATGATTTTCAAAGAAGAAAATATATTATTCCCAATGGTGATTGATACCTTTACTGAAGAAGAATGGTTTGAAGTGCTTGAAGGTAGTGATGAATTTGGCTACTTGATTGAACCACCGATGAAAATATGGCAACCTAATATGGGTACAGAGACAAAGTCTAAGGAAGAGCCATTTGGTGGTCTGGATGCAGACAATAAACTCATTAAGTTTGATGCAGGGGTAATGACACAAGAAGAAATTAACGCTATTATGAACACCTTACCACTGGATGTTACTTTTGTAGATGCTAATGGTTTAGTGAAGTACTTTTCTCAAGGGGAAGAGCGTATATTTCCAAGAGCAAAGACCATCATTGGTAGGGAAGTGAGCAATTGCCATCCACCGGCAAGTGTCCATATCGTTGAAAAAATTGTTGAAGATTTAAAAAGCGGTCGAAAAAGCCACGAAGATTTTTGGATAAAAATGGGTGAGCAATTTGTCTATATTCGGTATTATGCTGTAAGAAACAGTGAAGGTACTTACTTAGGCGTTCTTGAAGTTACCCAAAATATTAAGCCAATCTTAGCACTTGAAGGAGAAAAGCGCTTAATGACAGATTAATCATTGGCCCAAAAAGAATAAGACGGTCACTGTTTTTTAGTGGCCGTCTTTTTTCATACCTTATTCTTACCCAAGTTGGGTTTAACATCCATGAAATAATGTCGGATATAGGATATGAGTGCGGTAAGTTTTAGCAATATGGCAGATCCGATGAGTAGAATGCTGGCTAAAGAATTCGGATAAAGTATGGTGATAAAAATAGCAAAGGAGAACAAAACAGTAGCAGCTTTGCCAAAGTAATTAGAAGCCATTACGGTGCTCTCTTTTCTGAAATACATGTAGATGCCGGTTATAATCATAGTTAACTCTTTAAAAACGACGATGAGCGTCAACCACACAGGGATTGCTTCATCAATGGCCAAACATGTGATGGCCATGAGCTGCATAAGCTTATCCGCTAGAGGGTCGAGCACAGTACCAATCTTGGTGATTAAGTTATAGTGCCTGGCCAAAAATCCATCAAGTACATCGGTGATACCGGCTAGAATAAAAATGCCAAGGGCCATATAGTGGGCGTTTGGCAGATCTGAAAAATAGACATAAGCAAACAGAGGTACCATGCCGATTCGTAGTGTCGAGAGTATGTTAGGTATGTGCTTCAGCATCATTCTTACCTCCATAGTAGGTCGATTGTAATAAAGGTCCTATAAAAACAGTATAGCTTAACGGTTTAAACTTGTAAATTGTTTGTGCATTATAACCCGTGCAAAACCGATATTATAGTGCTATAATATGTAAATAATAATCATTATCAAATAAAGGAGAAGTGACTATGTCAAAATTATTGCTAAAAATAGAAGGGCTTAGAGCCCAAATTGATAACAAAGAAATCATAAAAGGTGTGGATTTGGAAGTGCATGCAGGAGAGATTC from Petrocella atlantisensis includes:
- a CDS encoding Crp/Fnr family transcriptional regulator, coding for MQVTRQCEHCQHKLCAKRVPIFSAMSTEEINEITDLIIRKSYVKGEAIVTEGETIDRLVIINSGKAKGCKYSIDGKEQILYLYSDGDFFGERNLLTNLKASYSIVALETVHVCMILKADIRQLIKNHPEIGLKIMEELTMKLERLENTIEQMGTRTVEIRVIGALLEFADKFGREKEAGTMVALPLSREGIASYIGVTRETVSRSMNALDEEGLIQIIGNKKIYIENIGALRNRFSKT
- a CDS encoding DUF438 domain-containing protein, producing the protein MSEFIDNQSKKQEVLKGLIKKLHEGQTVDDVKAEFAKHFEHVSPTEISNLEAALIREGMPVEEIQSLCDVHAEVFKGSIEEIHAPKEEHQIPGHPVGTFIKENRAIESLIDKKLLPVLSAYEFEQSQANKNALQNILNQLRQIDIHYARKENLLFPIMEKHDITAPPKVMWGVDDEVRQELKGIALQLEAGENINYIIDAIHETVHKIKEMIFKEENILFPMVIDTFTEEEWFEVLEGSDEFGYLIEPPMKIWQPNMGTETKSKEEPFGGLDADNKLIKFDAGVMTQEEINAIMNTLPLDVTFVDANGLVKYFSQGEERIFPRAKTIIGREVSNCHPPASVHIVEKIVEDLKSGRKSHEDFWIKMGEQFVYIRYYAVRNSEGTYLGVLEVTQNIKPILALEGEKRLMTD
- a CDS encoding CDP-alcohol phosphatidyltransferase family protein, with the protein product MMLKHIPNILSTLRIGMVPLFAYVYFSDLPNAHYMALGIFILAGITDVLDGFLARHYNLITKIGTVLDPLADKLMQLMAITCLAIDEAIPVWLTLIVVFKELTMIITGIYMYFRKESTVMASNYFGKAATVLFSFAIFITILYPNSLASILLIGSAILLKLTALISYIRHYFMDVKPNLGKNKV
- a CDS encoding DUF1858 domain-containing protein; translation: MYIDLNKSIYDLCKEDPKIIEIMNTLGFTDITKPAMMNTVGKMMTISKGARMKNIDITTIKNRFIEQGYNIGEAKEDPK
- a CDS encoding aromatic acid exporter family protein, giving the protein MKLLLYRSVKIALGVIGAIFLAEGIGLMYSTTAGVIAMLSILDTRKQTLYVGFKRIWTSLMAILIVTILFALLGHNLLVFGLFLLLYVPLMTWLKASEALTVNTVLVTHIYTLQSLGVGILMNEMALTIIGVLVAWVLNLHMPNLENEIRMLQMEVEDRIKGVLEQIEAKLMGQDKSASTDRLDDLKIQLDEGTKKAYIYHNNYILKDHRYFIKYFQMRKEQYRVLKHMNQLFHESFITVKEALPIGAFTHRLVIELNECNDGEDLLRALKDLKNHYKASDLPVTREEFEHRAVLFQYLNDLEHFIEIKSRFMVDYGAIVYCHHENSIIKERK